ACCGACACATGCACCTTGAAGCTGGACAAAGACTTTTCCATCTTTAATGGCAATGAGTGTGATATCCCCTCCATCAAGTTTAATAGAAGGTCTCACCTTGTCTATGACGTTCATTACGGCAGGTTCTAATTCTTCATCTGTAAATGGTATCAATGTTTCTCCTTAGTTTGCATCTCTATACTAGAGACATCTCATAAAATTATTATAACAAAATCATAGTAAAATCTTTGTTACTATGTTCTTTAAGTGTGTTATACACTAAAAGTATTACTTTGTCAATGGGTGTTTGAATGGTTTAATGATTAAATGATGTAGTGCATCGTATTCAAGGCAAAGCCTTGAATAGTGAAGTTTCAGAGGGAATTATACGAGTTCGATAATTGCCATAGGTGCTGAATCACCTTTTCTCATACGTGTTTTAATAATTCTTGTATATCCACCGTTTCTGTCTGCATACTTTGGTGCGATCTCGTTTACAAGCGTATTTGTACACTCTTTGTGTTGTAACATTGCAAAAATTGCTCTGTGTGCGTTAAAATCACCAGAAGCAGCTTTAGTGATAAGCTTTTCAAAATAACTTCTAAGCTCTTTAGCTTTTGGCAATGTAGTCTCAATTCTACCCTCTTTTGTCAAAGCAATTGATAGGTTTTTAAGAAGCGCCGCTCTATGAGAAGACGTTCTGTTTAATTTACGGTAACCATGCTTATGTCTCATAATATTCCTTTACTGTAACAACTATGCTTTAAGTTGTTCTATTTTCTTTACAAGATTCACTCTTGTAACATCTGAAAGTTCAAAATCTGGACCAAATCCGTGCTCTACGAGACACTCAGAGATTTCATCTAAAGATTTTTTACCAAGATTTTTGATATTTTTAATCTCATTTTCACTCATCAATACCAACTCACCGAGGAACTTTAATCCAGCTCTGTCAAGTGAATTGAATGATCTTGCACTAAGCCCAAGGCTATCGACAGTTTGCATGAAAGGTTTGAGTTC
The sequence above is drawn from the Sulfurovum sp. TSL1 genome and encodes:
- a CDS encoding NifU family protein, translating into MIPFTDEELEPAVMNVIDKVRPSIKLDGGDITLIAIKDGKVFVQLQGACVGCGSSGTTIKFGVERQMQTLIHPEITVVNVPAGFEDKLDQL
- the rplQ gene encoding 50S ribosomal protein L17, translating into MRHKHGYRKLNRTSSHRAALLKNLSIALTKEGRIETTLPKAKELRSYFEKLITKAASGDFNAHRAIFAMLQHKECTNTLVNEIAPKYADRNGGYTRIIKTRMRKGDSAPMAIIELV